A stretch of Chitinophaga caeni DNA encodes these proteins:
- a CDS encoding cadherin domain-containing protein, whose amino-acid sequence MTKKFTLYRQVWLIVLGCILLPFGLKAQYLKTQVVTGQHLTSLGKDDQGNLLYTDYDPVSNLYFAVKLDPANSSSVSSTPAITFDPGGAPFGIVYNGGKAYISSIAQAFFEFDPSSGSINPVNYNVIQDFVSTLAMTPEGDMVGVGLDAIGGGTEFVLVKYPLPITSSTTGTLLNIDNAIPVIANDYSVPYDMEVNANGDIFIVGLVTGKQVLKYTRVAPNIYSKSIYLSGNYYSALALDDDGDIFVTESTDGTNFDIKKYDGSLTAATTPLESLGANLHGELDLVNNYYEQPHGMVIVNGIIYVNDGPNASDEYIMYRFAPDLNITNWGTLAATVGSNTDVVLEVTFDKNISGLSAANFEITKNDVYRTTVTSIEELSPSQYKIHINSGYGNYKSTPSAITGNFSVKFVNGGGITVSNLASLADRTVNVTNASPVLGAATSAPSFTEDGAAVNITSMVNLSDDAGFAGTITAKITTNYETGDDVLSFVNDNATLYGSLSSSFNPSNGELTITPADSSVTLAQVAAAIENIKYSHSVTEPAYTWKSITVSYTDWFGAESVFVAGINIDIVNDPPVLTAPTLAIDMNQGDTYDFSATHPFNITDPDLGTGNIQLSLTATNGKLRFGTTGAFNTTLSETGLLSTVLSQLNALQFQPDPSYYGTDAKISIEVSDLGNTGSGGAQTVSGIVSFNISSEVASVQNISVLPASPDLFGTGDAVNITLTFDKAVSVNTAGGTPSITTNILPERAFTYSGGSGSTVLTFSYTIQEGDSTLALDAKATNALNLNGGAITNLAQTVEANLTLPTIGGGNTVYPARSVNIDGIRPHFVEAAIPAPGTYKVGDQLDITLFTNEVLNNSAATSQLELNVGGQTKYATLNSETNSVTNHNTALVYRYTVQANDLDLDGIAIVGIDIPSVVDAAGNGFLAASYSVIPSTGGILVDGLGPKVISVVYPADSTYKIGDVLTFEMKFDEEINNAATASYDFMIGGVSKTANATVTGDSSMLFSYTVAEGDLDTDGITLGTSLELTSDIEDLYGNALSSFALPTPQPVTANVLVDGVRPSLASFTRLSPSVTNTDSVVYRIEFSEAVNGLTADKFSVKFQTVPLASAVSNILTPDNKVYTFKVKGYAPVGTLTIEIPGASAAQIKDIAGNSMLNTLITGPSYDIDQQDPVISSVSVPASKTYLKDEVLTIALNYDEDINITGTPRLAIQLASGTVFAELASVVSNVATFQYTVLEDDEDLDGITINSLNLNGAVIIDAIGNTQSDFVLHNLPVTTGVLVDAKQPELLSITRTDASPTNNNVLHYKLTFSELVTNLDNAIKVLISGYATPVPFTVTQDVIVNPEYTVTFMIDPSSGMPATGNVAMSLDSVLVADIAGNKLDNNIDDIEEYIYDIQQPTVTTISASKDTVILGDVLDVKATFSEPVTATAGATLDLIIGGVTRTATIEAASNTTELHFKYTVADDDMAIGVTVQNLQLNTATIKDSLGNDADLAFTAVNLGNTVDGIIPSITSINRLDPAESNLSQVSYEVVFSEAVVNVSADDFSATTSGSLTAPTLSVTAIDGKTYHVVLSGLSGKGEVFISENLSRDIEDLHGNPIGTAGPSSVSYKIDNEKSIPVLSGTNRVNALTTVTITFDKAVTGLTISEFNITNATASNLATPDNIHYTIELSPTAEGSILIQLPADKTSDALGNGNLASNQLEITYDISAPVITTSEFSIEEKSPVNTVVGTVAATELDPANLQDWAITQNADQNANSIPDYLINPTTGVITINDAALDYDIQSQSDIKVTVSDGLQTSAEATITIKLISLNTAPSGIILSNSAIDENSALNTVIGVFSTVDIDPGDTHTYSLVSGTGDDDNASFNISGNQLLLAAAVDFETKSSYSIRVRTTDSEGLLFEQVFTINISDVNEAPTTVYLDNTKVDENVALGTTIGILSTADVDAGSTFTYSLPAGILDNDYFSINGNQLNVNTALDFETKSSYQIRVRVTDNGNLTKDETFTIQVNDLNEVPLNLNLGSNSISENAALGSLIGLLTATDPDAGDILTYTLPSGSLDNQYFALNSNQLVLNTSLDFEQQASYQVKVRVADQAGLFVEQVFTINVLDVNEAPDALTLSNNQVNENAATGTIIGTLSADDPDNAETLAYTLPANQLDNQYFIIDGNQLKLNTDLDYEQKRTYQIVVRVTDQAGLFDEKTFNIQVMDLNESPGNLMLSNLQIDENESIGTLIGELSAHDPDDSDVLTYSLPAGELDNQYFLVNGTQLTLNTSIDFEQQSSYQVKVRVTDQAGLFTENTFIITVNDVNEVPGSLTLSNHDVNENAATGTNIGTLTAADPDINDVLTFSLPPGELDNQYFLINGNQLQLNTALDLEQRASYQVKVRVTDQAGLYSEQTFTINVLDINEAPVSLELSAAEVLETAVANTLIGNLSAVDPDANESFTFSLPAGEMDNQYFLVNGTQLLLNTSLNYELKSSYQVKIRVTDHGGLYYESMFTIQVLDVNEPPTVDPISDQKLCSDIMAHTIQVTGVTPGPESGQTISPSITADQDMFDVLVAKYNSNSATITITYKLKPNAVGTAFVTLKVKDDGGSNNGGLDEVSTTFMLTAIAVPTPTISSDKGWEISKGDIARLTASGGVTYVWDMADGIMGGMNSAILSVRPMQPATYRVTVTNADGCSSSASVDVTVKEDFNIEGTNILTPNGDGRNDRWIIKNIDAYPGNEVKIFDRAGRMIYYKKGYMNEWDGTVNGKRLGEGTYYYIIDFGPGLKKVKGFITIILDKY is encoded by the coding sequence ATGACGAAAAAATTTACCCTGTACCGGCAGGTGTGGCTGATTGTGCTCGGCTGCATCTTGTTGCCATTTGGTTTAAAGGCGCAATACTTGAAAACGCAAGTTGTCACGGGACAACATCTTACTTCCTTGGGAAAAGATGATCAAGGCAACTTGTTGTACACGGATTACGATCCGGTATCAAACCTGTATTTTGCGGTTAAACTCGATCCTGCAAATTCCTCTTCCGTTAGCTCCACACCGGCAATTACATTTGACCCGGGCGGCGCTCCATTCGGTATCGTTTACAACGGGGGAAAGGCTTATATTAGCTCGATTGCCCAGGCTTTTTTCGAGTTTGACCCTTCCTCGGGCAGTATTAATCCGGTAAACTACAACGTAATTCAAGATTTTGTCAGCACATTAGCTATGACTCCGGAAGGTGATATGGTAGGGGTGGGTTTGGATGCTATCGGCGGCGGTACAGAATTCGTGCTAGTGAAATACCCATTACCAATTACGTCTTCTACTACTGGTACATTACTAAATATTGATAATGCCATACCTGTTATCGCGAATGATTACTCGGTGCCATATGATATGGAAGTGAATGCCAACGGTGATATTTTCATCGTGGGATTAGTTACCGGGAAACAGGTCTTAAAATACACCAGGGTTGCCCCTAATATTTATTCGAAGTCCATTTACTTGTCGGGTAACTATTACTCGGCATTAGCCTTAGATGATGATGGGGATATTTTTGTAACGGAAAGTACCGATGGTACTAATTTCGATATTAAAAAATACGATGGCTCACTTACAGCGGCAACAACGCCCTTGGAATCATTGGGCGCCAATTTACACGGGGAGCTGGATTTAGTGAATAATTACTATGAACAACCGCATGGTATGGTTATCGTAAACGGGATTATTTATGTAAATGATGGCCCCAATGCTAGCGATGAATATATCATGTACAGGTTTGCCCCCGATTTAAATATCACGAATTGGGGTACATTAGCGGCTACCGTGGGTAGTAATACCGATGTTGTACTGGAGGTTACTTTCGATAAAAATATCAGCGGACTTTCTGCTGCTAATTTCGAGATTACGAAAAATGATGTTTATAGAACAACGGTTACCAGTATAGAAGAATTAAGCCCCAGCCAATATAAAATTCATATCAATTCCGGCTATGGCAATTATAAATCCACACCCAGCGCCATCACGGGAAATTTCTCTGTTAAATTTGTAAATGGTGGTGGTATCACGGTGAGTAACCTGGCCTCTTTGGCAGACAGAACTGTTAATGTTACCAACGCCAGCCCGGTTTTAGGCGCTGCAACCTCTGCGCCTAGCTTTACGGAAGACGGTGCCGCAGTTAATATTACATCGATGGTAAACCTCTCCGATGATGCGGGTTTTGCCGGGACAATCACCGCTAAGATTACCACGAATTATGAAACGGGAGATGATGTTTTATCTTTCGTGAATGATAATGCCACCTTGTACGGTTCATTAAGTAGTAGTTTTAACCCTTCAAACGGGGAATTGACCATTACACCTGCCGACTCGTCAGTCACCTTGGCCCAGGTAGCAGCGGCGATAGAAAATATTAAGTACAGTCATTCAGTTACAGAACCGGCATATACTTGGAAGTCGATCACGGTGAGTTACACGGACTGGTTCGGTGCAGAATCGGTTTTTGTTGCTGGTATAAACATTGACATTGTAAATGATCCGCCTGTTTTAACTGCTCCAACTTTGGCAATCGATATGAACCAAGGCGATACCTACGACTTCTCCGCTACCCATCCTTTTAATATTACAGACCCTGATCTCGGAACCGGGAATATTCAGCTTAGTCTTACCGCGACCAATGGTAAACTGAGATTCGGAACCACGGGCGCGTTTAATACGACCCTGTCGGAGACGGGACTTTTATCTACCGTTCTTTCCCAATTGAATGCCCTGCAATTCCAACCTGATCCTTCTTATTACGGTACGGATGCAAAGATTTCTATAGAAGTTTCAGACTTGGGAAATACCGGCTCCGGTGGAGCGCAAACGGTTTCCGGCATTGTAAGCTTTAATATAAGTTCCGAAGTGGCAAGCGTTCAGAACATTTCGGTACTTCCTGCCAGCCCGGATTTATTCGGTACCGGTGACGCGGTAAATATCACCCTTACTTTTGATAAGGCGGTATCTGTGAATACGGCAGGTGGCACACCTTCAATTACAACGAATATTTTACCGGAAAGAGCCTTTACGTATTCGGGCGGATCGGGTAGCACCGTGCTGACTTTCAGCTATACGATCCAGGAAGGAGACAGTACCCTTGCTTTAGATGCCAAGGCAACCAATGCTTTGAATTTAAACGGTGGGGCCATAACGAATCTCGCGCAAACGGTGGAAGCGAATCTGACCTTGCCTACGATTGGCGGCGGCAACACGGTTTACCCCGCAAGATCAGTTAATATAGATGGTATCCGTCCGCATTTTGTTGAAGCTGCAATACCCGCTCCAGGTACTTATAAAGTAGGGGATCAGTTAGATATAACATTATTTACAAACGAAGTTTTAAATAATAGCGCCGCTACTTCCCAATTGGAACTGAATGTGGGTGGCCAAACCAAGTACGCAACGCTGAACAGTGAAACCAATTCCGTTACGAACCATAATACGGCGCTTGTTTACCGCTACACGGTGCAAGCAAACGATCTTGACCTTGATGGTATAGCCATTGTTGGAATTGATATTCCATCGGTGGTGGATGCCGCGGGAAACGGGTTCCTAGCTGCCTCGTATTCGGTGATTCCTTCAACTGGCGGCATTTTGGTAGACGGCCTAGGCCCTAAAGTAATCAGCGTTGTATATCCTGCCGATAGTACCTACAAGATTGGCGATGTGCTGACTTTCGAAATGAAATTCGATGAAGAGATCAACAATGCGGCTACAGCTTCCTATGATTTTATGATCGGCGGTGTTTCCAAAACTGCTAATGCGACCGTAACAGGGGATAGTTCGATGTTGTTTTCCTATACCGTTGCCGAAGGTGATCTGGATACTGATGGTATTACGCTCGGTACGAGCTTGGAGCTTACCAGTGATATAGAGGACCTGTATGGAAACGCTTTAAGTAGTTTCGCGCTTCCTACACCGCAACCCGTTACAGCCAATGTTCTCGTGGATGGAGTAAGGCCGAGCCTGGCCTCATTTACGCGGTTATCACCCTCCGTAACGAATACTGATTCAGTAGTATATAGGATCGAGTTTTCCGAAGCTGTGAATGGTCTTACTGCCGACAAGTTTTCGGTGAAGTTCCAAACCGTTCCGTTGGCATCGGCAGTTAGTAATATCCTAACTCCAGATAACAAGGTATATACATTTAAAGTGAAGGGGTATGCCCCGGTGGGAACTCTTACGATAGAGATACCGGGAGCCAGTGCAGCTCAAATAAAAGATATCGCGGGCAATAGTATGTTGAATACATTGATTACGGGGCCTTCTTATGACATTGATCAACAGGATCCTGTTATAAGTTCGGTTTCCGTTCCTGCTTCTAAAACATATTTGAAAGACGAGGTACTTACAATAGCATTGAATTACGATGAAGACATAAACATTACCGGTACTCCAAGATTGGCAATACAACTGGCTTCCGGGACTGTTTTTGCAGAGCTGGCATCCGTTGTATCGAATGTGGCAACATTCCAATATACGGTGCTTGAAGATGATGAGGATTTAGATGGTATTACCATTAACTCTCTTAATTTAAACGGCGCCGTAATTATAGATGCAATCGGCAATACACAATCCGACTTCGTATTGCACAATTTGCCTGTCACCACGGGAGTTTTGGTTGATGCAAAACAACCCGAATTATTGTCTATCACCCGGACGGATGCATCACCGACTAACAATAACGTGCTTCATTATAAACTTACCTTCAGCGAATTGGTGACTAACCTTGATAATGCTATCAAGGTGTTGATATCCGGTTACGCTACGCCCGTTCCGTTTACGGTAACACAAGATGTGATTGTAAATCCTGAATACACGGTTACATTCATGATTGATCCAAGTTCTGGAATGCCGGCCACCGGAAATGTTGCGATGAGTTTAGACAGTGTATTAGTGGCAGATATCGCGGGCAATAAGTTGGATAATAATATCGATGACATTGAAGAATATATCTACGATATTCAGCAACCAACGGTTACTACCATCTCGGCAAGTAAGGATACTGTAATCCTAGGGGATGTACTCGATGTGAAAGCTACTTTCAGCGAACCTGTTACAGCCACGGCAGGAGCAACCTTAGATTTGATCATAGGCGGCGTAACGAGAACGGCTACCATTGAAGCGGCCTCCAACACAACGGAATTGCATTTCAAATACACGGTAGCCGATGACGATATGGCTATCGGCGTTACAGTTCAAAACTTACAACTAAATACCGCTACGATTAAAGATAGCTTGGGCAATGATGCGGATCTGGCATTTACAGCTGTAAATCTCGGTAATACCGTTGATGGAATCATACCATCAATAACTAGCATAAACAGGCTTGACCCGGCCGAAAGCAATCTTAGCCAAGTGTCTTACGAAGTGGTGTTCAGCGAAGCGGTGGTAAATGTTTCGGCTGATGATTTCTCGGCTACTACAAGCGGCTCACTTACAGCGCCAACCCTTTCAGTTACGGCTATTGACGGCAAAACGTACCATGTTGTTTTAAGTGGTTTGTCGGGTAAAGGAGAGGTATTTATTAGTGAAAATCTCAGCAGGGATATCGAAGATTTACATGGTAATCCAATCGGGACAGCCGGTCCTTCGAGTGTTTCATATAAGATTGATAACGAGAAATCAATCCCGGTATTATCGGGTACAAATAGGGTAAATGCCCTTACCACTGTGACGATAACATTTGACAAGGCGGTTACTGGATTAACGATCTCGGAATTTAACATCACGAATGCCACGGCGTCCAATTTAGCTACACCGGATAATATTCATTATACTATAGAGCTGAGTCCAACAGCGGAAGGAAGCATCTTGATCCAGTTGCCGGCAGACAAGACTTCCGATGCCTTAGGCAATGGAAACCTGGCCTCTAACCAACTAGAAATCACTTATGATATTTCCGCCCCGGTCATCACGACAAGTGAGTTTAGCATTGAAGAAAAGAGCCCTGTTAATACAGTTGTAGGCACAGTTGCAGCTACCGAACTTGATCCGGCCAATTTGCAGGATTGGGCGATCACGCAGAACGCAGATCAAAACGCTAACAGTATTCCTGATTACTTGATTAATCCAACAACAGGTGTCATTACTATTAATGATGCTGCGCTCGATTACGACATTCAATCGCAATCGGATATTAAAGTAACGGTAAGCGACGGTTTGCAAACTAGCGCGGAAGCAACGATTACTATTAAATTAATCAGCCTAAATACCGCCCCTTCAGGAATAATTCTCAGTAATAGCGCCATTGATGAAAACAGCGCTTTAAATACCGTAATCGGTGTTTTCAGTACAGTAGATATCGATCCTGGAGATACCCATACTTATAGCTTGGTTAGTGGAACCGGGGATGATGATAATGCCAGCTTCAATATTTCAGGAAATCAATTGTTGTTAGCTGCGGCGGTGGATTTTGAAACGAAATCGTCCTATTCTATCCGCGTCAGAACAACGGACTCGGAAGGGCTGCTATTTGAACAGGTATTCACGATCAATATTTCCGATGTAAATGAAGCGCCTACCACGGTGTACTTAGATAATACCAAGGTAGATGAAAACGTTGCGTTAGGAACAACCATCGGCATATTATCAACTGCTGATGTTGATGCCGGCAGCACATTTACCTATAGCCTTCCCGCGGGAATATTGGATAATGATTATTTCAGCATTAACGGTAACCAATTAAATGTAAATACAGCTTTAGATTTTGAAACGAAATCATCCTACCAAATAAGGGTTAGGGTAACTGATAATGGAAATTTGACGAAGGATGAAACATTTACCATCCAGGTGAATGATCTGAATGAAGTGCCGTTGAATCTTAACCTGGGCAGCAACAGTATCAGCGAAAATGCTGCTTTGGGAAGTTTGATCGGTTTGCTTACTGCTACTGATCCAGATGCCGGAGATATATTGACTTATACATTGCCTTCAGGGTCCTTAGACAACCAGTATTTTGCTTTAAATAGCAACCAGCTTGTATTAAATACGAGTCTTGATTTCGAGCAACAAGCCTCTTACCAGGTAAAAGTGCGGGTTGCCGACCAAGCAGGGCTATTTGTTGAACAAGTCTTCACGATCAACGTGTTGGATGTAAATGAAGCGCCGGATGCTTTAACCTTGAGTAATAACCAGGTGAATGAAAATGCGGCCACGGGAACAATTATTGGTACCTTATCTGCTGATGATCCTGACAATGCGGAAACGCTGGCTTATACATTGCCTGCTAATCAGCTGGACAACCAGTATTTCATCATCGATGGCAATCAATTGAAATTAAACACGGATCTTGATTATGAACAGAAGCGTACTTATCAAATTGTAGTACGTGTTACCGATCAAGCAGGTTTATTTGATGAGAAAACATTCAATATTCAAGTGATGGATCTTAATGAAAGTCCCGGTAACTTGATGTTGAGTAATCTGCAAATCGATGAAAACGAATCCATCGGGACATTGATCGGTGAATTATCTGCCCATGATCCTGATGATAGTGATGTATTGACTTACAGCCTACCGGCAGGGGAACTGGATAATCAATATTTCCTGGTCAACGGCACACAACTTACATTGAACACCTCTATAGATTTCGAGCAGCAATCTTCTTACCAGGTTAAAGTACGTGTTACGGATCAAGCGGGATTGTTTACAGAAAATACTTTTATCATAACAGTGAATGATGTTAACGAGGTACCGGGCAGCCTCACGCTCAGCAATCATGATGTTAATGAAAATGCGGCCACCGGCACCAACATTGGAACCTTGACCGCGGCAGATCCCGATATCAATGATGTATTGACCTTTAGTTTGCCTCCGGGAGAATTGGATAACCAATATTTCTTGATCAACGGTAACCAGTTGCAATTGAATACAGCACTCGATTTGGAGCAACGGGCTTCTTACCAGGTAAAAGTTAGGGTAACTGATCAAGCTGGTTTATATAGCGAACAAACTTTCACAATCAACGTGCTAGATATCAACGAAGCCCCGGTTTCCCTGGAGTTAAGCGCTGCCGAGGTCCTGGAAACAGCCGTGGCGAATACTCTAATTGGTAATTTGTCCGCTGTTGATCCTGATGCTAACGAGAGCTTTACATTCAGCTTACCAGCCGGGGAAATGGACAATCAATATTTCTTGGTTAACGGCACACAGTTATTGCTAAATACTTCGCTGAACTATGAACTAAAATCCTCTTACCAAGTAAAAATCAGGGTGACGGATCACGGTGGTCTATATTATGAATCGATGTTTACGATCCAGGTATTAGATGTAAACGAACCACCTACGGTTGATCCGATCAGCGATCAGAAATTGTGTTCCGATATCATGGCGCATACGATCCAGGTTACCGGAGTTACCCCTGGACCTGAAAGCGGTCAAACGATCAGCCCAAGTATTACTGCCGACCAGGATATGTTTGATGTTTTGGTAGCGAAGTACAATAGTAATAGTGCAACGATTACCATTACTTATAAACTCAAACCGAATGCCGTTGGCACTGCCTTCGTTACCTTGAAAGTGAAGGATGATGGTGGCTCAAATAATGGTGGCTTGGATGAAGTAAGCACAACTTTCATGTTAACTGCTATCGCCGTGCCTACGCCGACAATTTCAAGTGATAAAGGCTGGGAAATTTCCAAGGGAGATATCGCGAGGTTAACAGCCAGCGGTGGTGTGACATATGTTTGGGATATGGCCGATGGTATTATGGGCGGCATGAATTCCGCCATCTTATCTGTTCGACCGATGCAGCCGGCAACATACCGTGTAACTGTTACCAATGCCGATGGTTGTTCTTCTTCTGCCTCAGTAGATGTGACCGTAAAAGAAGACTTCAATATCGAAGGCACGAATATATTAACTCCAAACGGTGATGGCCGCAACGATCGTTGGATCATTAAGAACATCGACGCTTACCCCGGTAACGAGGTTAAAATATTTGATCGTGCAGGCAGGATGATTTATTATAAGAAAGGTTATATGAATGAATGGGATGGAACGGTAAATGGTAAACGTTTGGGTGAAGGCACCTATTATTATATCATCGATTTCGGTCCGGGTCTGAAAAAAGTGAAAGGGTTTATCACTATCATCCTCGACAAATATTAA
- a CDS encoding PorP/SprF family type IX secretion system membrane protein yields the protein MCNKFCSSFRGDIHPRNVKPSFSGVVAFLSVLTVLFLLPVTGLAQNFSKTAGSLQPLGMQYFTNQYLANPAMAGLDTGLHISTAYRAQFNESPGSPVTKSAAADYYVGNRVGAGINIFNDEAGLINRTRVALTYAYHLPVNDRGDRLNFGISAGFNNERLDRSAIVGNEDDPSIGLYNRREAFFEGDFGVAYTSEKFTLQASVPNIMNTFRKEENRTIDGAIFYAALSYKLPVSEEVMIEPKACFRGVRGYDNLFDFGANATFFNNLFNVFGMYHTSKNYTLGAGLSYKNTLGVHAMYTSQTSGLKNYTDGMFELGLTLNLFK from the coding sequence ATGTGCAATAAATTTTGTTCATCATTCCGGGGAGATATTCATCCCCGGAATGTAAAGCCATCCTTTAGCGGGGTGGTAGCTTTCCTCTCCGTATTAACCGTTTTGTTTTTATTGCCGGTTACCGGGCTGGCACAGAACTTTTCAAAAACGGCAGGCTCTTTACAGCCCCTGGGGATGCAATATTTTACCAATCAATACCTTGCCAATCCAGCCATGGCAGGACTTGATACGGGTTTACATATTTCCACGGCATACCGGGCGCAGTTTAATGAAAGCCCCGGTTCACCTGTAACGAAATCGGCCGCGGCAGATTATTATGTAGGTAATAGAGTAGGGGCGGGCATCAATATTTTTAACGATGAAGCGGGGTTGATCAATCGTACACGGGTTGCATTGACATATGCCTATCATTTACCGGTAAACGATAGGGGAGATCGCTTAAATTTTGGTATATCGGCAGGATTTAATAATGAAAGACTTGATAGGTCAGCCATAGTAGGAAACGAAGATGACCCTTCGATTGGTTTATATAACAGGAGAGAAGCATTTTTCGAAGGGGATTTCGGAGTGGCATATACCTCGGAGAAGTTTACATTGCAAGCTTCTGTACCAAATATCATGAATACATTCAGAAAGGAAGAGAACCGGACAATTGACGGCGCAATATTTTACGCGGCATTGTCATATAAATTGCCGGTTTCAGAAGAAGTCATGATTGAACCGAAAGCTTGTTTCCGGGGTGTTCGGGGTTATGATAACTTGTTTGATTTCGGGGCCAATGCTACGTTTTTTAATAATTTATTTAACGTGTTCGGGATGTATCATACGAGTAAGAATTATACTCTGGGTGCGGGCTTGTCGTATAAAAATACCTTGGGAGTGCATGCGATGTACACATCGCAAACGAGCGGCTTGAAAAATTATACGGACGGTATGTTCGAGTTAGGCTTAACCTTGAATTTATTCAAATAG